The Candidatus Bathyarchaeia archaeon genome window below encodes:
- a CDS encoding fibrillarin-like rRNA/tRNA 2'-O-methyltransferase translates to MSRHRVVSHERIEGVFWVTQPDGTKKLATINLALGRSVYGEKILQFKGREYRLWDPYRSKLAAAIHRGLDSVPLWRGEKVLYLGAASGTTASHISDIIGLEGRIYCVEFSQRVMRELMGHVAAYRPNIIPILADARKPEDYRMTVERVDLIYCDIAQPEQAKILADNSDIFLKDGGWIMLAIKASSIDATKAPSEIFRREIATLENRGFLGLRQISLEPYDKAHLMVVAQYRRRSREE, encoded by the coding sequence TTGAGCCGCCATCGAGTGGTGTCTCATGAACGAATTGAAGGTGTCTTCTGGGTGACGCAACCGGACGGCACTAAAAAGCTTGCCACAATCAATCTAGCCCTTGGGAGGAGCGTCTACGGCGAGAAAATTTTACAATTTAAGGGCCGCGAATATAGGCTATGGGATCCTTACCGAAGTAAACTTGCTGCGGCTATTCACCGCGGCCTCGACTCTGTCCCTCTATGGCGGGGAGAGAAGGTTTTATACTTAGGGGCTGCGAGTGGAACGACTGCGAGTCATATATCGGACATTATAGGTCTTGAGGGGAGGATCTACTGTGTGGAGTTCTCTCAGAGGGTTATGAGGGAGCTTATGGGTCATGTTGCCGCTTATCGCCCTAACATTATACCTATACTTGCTGACGCTAGGAAGCCAGAGGATTACAGGATGACTGTTGAGCGCGTAGATTTGATATATTGCGACATAGCACAGCCTGAGCAGGCTAAAATTCTGGCGGATAACTCCGACATTTTCCTTAAGGATGGAGGTTGGATCATGTTAGCCATCAAAGCGAGCAGCATCGATGCCACCAAGGCGCCCTCTGAGATCTTCCGGCGTGAAATAGCCACCTTGGAGAACCGAGGCTTTCTTGGGTTGAGGCAGATAAGCTTAGAGCCATATGACAAGGCGCATCTGATGGTGGTCGCCCAGTATAGGCGGAGAAGTAGAGAGGAATGA
- a CDS encoding Gfo/Idh/MocA family oxidoreductase, with protein sequence MAVIGVGGWGKNYLRVYSRLKQLCTLKAICDIDESRAKYYGEMYKVAWYTDMASLLQREDVDALNICTPPQTHYNLALEAIKAGKHVLVEKPMALTSSQAVEVYREAKKRGLCLMVGFIERFNSGVLKLKDLIDTGSLGVTRFISATRISPWAPTANSIGVTLDTAIHDVDTIRFITGQNPVRVYAEVPNQNEGRLEGRETSVEILLRFRGDLSAYLVAEWLKPAGERINKIRQLQVTGSEGVAILSYIPQLVWRISAVDVLSPFVSEDGRPKYSRDPRDATLIEPLIWLEPLEVELKNFIQSITNGDEPVASGVDGIRAVEIVEMASRSVEAGKPQTITYRAI encoded by the coding sequence GTGGCGGTTATCGGTGTTGGCGGCTGGGGGAAGAACTACCTCCGGGTCTACAGTAGACTTAAACAGCTCTGCACTCTAAAAGCCATCTGTGACATCGATGAAAGCCGCGCCAAATACTATGGTGAAATGTATAAGGTTGCATGGTATACCGACATGGCATCCCTCCTACAGAGAGAGGACGTAGACGCCCTCAATATATGTACGCCCCCCCAAACCCACTACAACCTCGCATTGGAGGCGATTAAGGCTGGTAAACATGTGCTGGTGGAGAAGCCCATGGCTTTAACATCATCCCAAGCTGTTGAGGTATATAGGGAGGCTAAGAAGAGAGGACTCTGCCTTATGGTTGGCTTCATCGAAAGGTTCAACAGCGGAGTTCTCAAATTGAAGGACTTAATCGACACCGGAAGCCTCGGTGTTACACGATTCATTTCCGCCACACGAATATCTCCATGGGCACCTACGGCGAACAGCATAGGCGTAACTTTGGACACTGCAATCCACGACGTAGATACTATAAGGTTCATTACGGGCCAAAACCCGGTAAGGGTCTACGCTGAAGTTCCCAACCAAAATGAAGGGCGTCTGGAAGGTCGGGAGACGAGTGTAGAGATTCTCCTAAGGTTCAGAGGAGACTTGAGCGCCTACCTTGTAGCAGAGTGGTTGAAGCCTGCAGGGGAGAGAATAAACAAGATCCGCCAACTCCAAGTAACCGGCAGCGAGGGCGTCGCGATTCTATCCTATATACCCCAACTTGTATGGCGGATAAGCGCGGTAGATGTTCTTAGCCCATTTGTGAGCGAGGATGGCAGACCAAAATATAGCCGCGACCCTAGAGATGCAACTCTTATAGAGCCGTTGATCTGGTTGGAACCCCTCGAAGTTGAGTTGAAGAATTTTATCCAGAGCATAACAAATGGAGATGAGCCAGTGGCATCAGGGGTGGATGGGATCAGAGCCGTTGAGATCGTTGAGATGGCATCGCGGTCTGTTGAGGCGGGTAAGCCGCAAACTATAACCTACAGGGCTATCTAA
- the rnhB gene encoding ribonuclease HII — protein MGPLLIAGVLVKSSDLERLKAIGVRDSKLLTPAQRLILATKIEEIALKVAYVEIQPKEIDAYVLNSKKFFKLNYLEAKAMAKVIEELRPDIAYVDASDISAERFGRQIESFLPLPVRVISEHKADRKYVVVGAASILAKTRRDRALNDLTRIYGEMGNGYPHDPLTLNFLRKWLREHNDYPDFVRKSWETARRIKEEVLRRQTELA, from the coding sequence ATCGGCCCACTCCTCATAGCCGGCGTCCTTGTGAAGAGCAGCGACCTTGAAAGATTGAAGGCTATAGGCGTCAGAGACTCCAAACTTCTAACACCCGCCCAAAGGCTAATCTTAGCCACCAAGATAGAGGAGATAGCTCTGAAGGTCGCATACGTGGAGATCCAACCCAAGGAGATCGACGCCTACGTTCTCAACAGTAAGAAGTTTTTCAAGCTCAACTACTTGGAAGCCAAGGCTATGGCAAAAGTGATAGAAGAGTTACGACCTGACATCGCATACGTGGACGCCTCAGACATTTCAGCGGAAAGGTTTGGCCGTCAAATCGAGAGCTTCCTTCCCCTCCCTGTGAGAGTGATCTCAGAGCATAAAGCTGACAGGAAATATGTCGTGGTTGGCGCGGCGTCCATCCTTGCCAAAACGAGGAGGGACCGTGCACTCAACGATCTCACCAGAATTTATGGTGAGATGGGGAACGGCTACCCCCATGACCCTTTAACTTTAAACTTCCTGCGGAAGTGGCTGCGCGAACACAACGATTACCCAGACTTCGTCCGGAAATCTTGGGAGACCGCTCGTAGGATAAAGGAGGAAGTTCTAAGACGACAGACTGAACTTGCCTAA
- a CDS encoding DUF61 family protein, protein MRRLFREEVRKLNLHLPRSRKSLKQLLNEKDPQVDSLGGEKLLFKRRDLEEAAKIVPENYHASLMLPLVLVRRMAMGEGVFTVTGGRLEKIFVRKVLGLTDKGFEDEAAENRHEVYLYRIQIQELLNRFDSLVIIGFGVPDDLLRE, encoded by the coding sequence TTGCGCAGGTTATTCCGGGAGGAGGTGAGGAAACTCAACCTCCATCTACCGCGGAGCCGTAAGTCTTTGAAGCAATTGTTGAATGAAAAGGATCCTCAAGTGGATTCCTTAGGTGGGGAGAAGCTCTTATTCAAACGGAGGGATCTTGAGGAGGCGGCTAAGATTGTCCCGGAGAACTACCATGCCTCCCTAATGTTGCCGCTTGTGTTGGTGCGTAGGATGGCGATGGGTGAAGGCGTTTTCACCGTTACGGGGGGGCGTTTAGAGAAGATCTTCGTGAGGAAAGTCTTAGGCTTAACCGATAAGGGATTCGAGGACGAGGCAGCTGAGAACCGGCATGAGGTCTACCTTTACAGGATACAAATTCAAGAGCTACTCAACAGATTTGACTCGTTAGTTATAATTGGATTCGGCGTCCCCGACGACCTCCTAAGAGAGTAG